The Flaviramulus sp. BrNp1-15 genome has a window encoding:
- a CDS encoding DUF2480 family protein, which translates to MSDEIINRVANSKLVTINLEDYYPEGKRVLFDIKDWLFEGFVLREKDFRNQVSEFDWSQFKDNYIALTCSSDAIIPGWAFMLLSIQLEPYAKKIIIGNLETLETSIYQDVLKNLDVSKFKDKPIIIKGCSKKPVPQNAYIMLATKLKPVAKSIMYGEACSFVPLYKNK; encoded by the coding sequence ATGTCAGACGAAATTATAAATCGTGTTGCTAATAGTAAATTAGTTACTATAAACCTTGAGGATTATTACCCTGAAGGCAAGCGCGTATTATTTGATATTAAAGACTGGCTTTTTGAAGGTTTTGTGTTACGCGAAAAAGATTTTAGAAATCAGGTTTCAGAATTTGATTGGTCGCAATTCAAAGACAATTATATAGCATTAACTTGTAGTAGCGATGCTATAATTCCTGGTTGGGCTTTTATGTTGTTAAGTATTCAATTAGAGCCTTATGCTAAAAAAATAATTATTGGTAACCTAGAAACATTAGAAACTTCAATCTATCAAGATGTTTTAAAAAATCTGGATGTTTCTAAGTTTAAAGACAAACCTATAATTATAAAAGGATGTTCTAAAAAACCTGTACCACAAAATGCATATATCATGCTAGCAACAAAGTTAAAACCTGTTGCAAAATCTATTATGTACGGTGAAGCATGTTCTTTTGTTCCGCTT
- a CDS encoding SufE family protein, producing the protein MTIEEIQNEIIDEFSMFEDWEERYQYMIDLGKDLPLINDKYKTDDNIIKGCQSKVWVHAEMKDDKIEFTADSDAIITKGIIAILIRAFSNQHPQDIINANTDFIDKIGLKEHLSPTRANGLVSMIKQLKMYAIAYQTQLK; encoded by the coding sequence GTGACTATTGAAGAGATTCAAAACGAAATAATTGACGAATTCTCAATGTTTGAAGATTGGGAAGAGCGTTACCAGTATATGATTGATTTAGGGAAAGATTTACCTTTAATTAACGACAAATACAAAACCGATGATAACATTATAAAAGGTTGTCAAAGTAAGGTTTGGGTTCATGCCGAAATGAAAGACGATAAAATAGAATTTACTGCCGATAGTGATGCTATTATAACTAAAGGTATTATTGCTATTCTAATTCGTGCGTTTTCAAATCAGCACCCTCAAGATATTATTAATGCAAATACCGATTTTATTGATAAAATTGGACTAAAAGAACATTTATCGCCTACACGTGCTAATGGTTTAGTAAGTATGATAAAACAACTTAAAATGTATGCTATTGCATACCAAACACAGTTAAAATAA
- a CDS encoding DUF59 domain-containing protein, which yields MSDITIDTTELGEKIVGILKTIYDPEIPVDIYELGLIYDVFVNEDYDVKILMTLTTPNCPVAETLPLEVEEKVKSLDAVKSAEVEITFDPPWTQELMSEEAKLELGML from the coding sequence ATGAGTGATATAACAATAGATACTACCGAATTAGGTGAAAAAATAGTAGGAATACTAAAAACAATTTACGATCCAGAAATTCCTGTAGACATTTACGAATTAGGATTAATATACGACGTATTTGTAAACGAAGATTACGATGTTAAAATATTAATGACTCTAACAACTCCTAACTGCCCTGTGGCAGAAACTCTACCTTTAGAGGTTGAAGAAAAAGTAAAATCGCTTGATGCTGTAAAAAGTGCTGAAGTAGAAATTACTTTCGATCCACCATGGACTCAAGAATTAATGAGTGAAGAAGCAAAGCTTGAATTGGGAATGCTATAA